The following is a genomic window from Lysinibacillus sp. JNUCC-52.
GCTTTCACTATTTCTGGCATACTGCTTACACGAATTAAAGTCCAAGAAATCGAATCTAATATGAAAATAGCAGATACACAATCTGGGTTTCTTCGTGCTTGGCAAGATGGGTGGCAAATTGTTTTAAACAGCAAAGTTCTTTTAGCGAGTATAATATTCGGGATATTTAGCACCTTAACAATCCAAATGATTGACGCACAAATTGTTACATTGTTTAGTGAGGTATTCCCCAGCAAGCCAGCGTTTACTGGCTGGGCAATTTCTGCTATCGGCATTGGTTCCCTTCTTGTAGTCATCCTTCTAACCAAGTTTAAAAAAATCTCTAAATATGGTTGGTTTTTTGGTGTGGGAAGTCTTCTAATTGGTTTAATGACTGGAGGGTTCGGATTCCTATTACAATACAATTTCATAGCACTTGCTATTATTCTCTCGATTGTTGGTGGAGTCGGCAACGGGTTAATGTTTACAGCCATAAATTATCTCATTCAAACAGAACCCCCTAAGGAAGCGATAGGAAGAGTTACGGGAATAATCGATTCCTTAATGAGTATCCTTTTTATTGCAGGCCCTCTTCTTGGCGGGCTACTCATTACACAATTAGGGATATTAACTGCCTTTAAAACAATCGGACTTGGACTAACCATTATTGGTATAACAGGTATATTGCTGCAACGCCTCATCTGGAAGCAGCCCAAACTGGCAAACATACAAATGAATGTTAATGAGGGAAATGAACTTGTTAAAGGTGGGTAGGATTAATAAACACCTTTTTCTCCCTCCACGTAACTATTAAAATTTCAACATCCCTCCTTTAAAGAAGGGATGTTTTTGTATATGAAAAGTTTTAAAACAATGCAAAGTAATACTTTGTTATAGCTCAATATTTACAATTAAATAAACTAATTATAAAAATAGGCACAATAAGGATGAATTTTTTTGTTCAAGCTTTTATAATAGAGTGAGTGAAGACAAAGAGGTGAACGATTTGTTAGATGGTTGGTTTTTATGGTTTATTTTATTTTGGGTAGTCGTCCTTATCTCGCTAATGGCTATTGGCGGATTTTTCATGTTCCGTAAATTTTTAAAAGCATTACCAAAACAGGATGGGAAATCGGATTTAGATTGGCAGGAATTTTATTTAGATAAAACGATTCATTTATGGGGACAACCTGAGAAGGAACTTCTTTATGAGCTTGTGAGCCCCGTGCCTGAGTTATTTAGACAAGTTGCTAAAGAAAAAATTGCAGGTAAAATTGGGGAACTCGCTTTAGAAGAGAAAGCTAAAGCTATTGATAATGACTTAATTATTCGTGGCTATATACAAGCTACACCTAAACGTGACCATAAGTTTTTACGCAAAAAATTAGATCAATTGCAAATTGATGTATCTCCGTACGAGCATCTGTTTGAATAAAAGAGAAAAAGTGTTAGATTGACTTTAATCAATCTAACACTTTTTTGCTATGGCGTTTGTTGACCTAAGGCCTATCGGCGATTCGCGGACTTTTATCGGCGATTTCTAATGTCTTACTAGCGATTTTCATATAACCTTAATCTATAAAGATTATTTAAAAAAATGATCTAATGCTTGATAGTCTTGTTGGTAGCGCCCACCGTCTGCTACTTCTGCATGATACAACGCTTTTAATGCGTAATTTTTTTGCAAATCCATATCTGCCATTAACTCTTTTAGTCGATCATGTAATTCACGGTTGTCTTTCACTAGCTGCTGCATCTGTGGTTTAAAATATTTCATGTAATAAACTCCTCATTTTTTAACATGCTTCCTAGTATACCACGAATATGCTTTAACATAAAAAAACTACAACAGCACAAGTGCTAGTGTAGTCTTTTCATTACATACTTTTAAGCGGAATTGTTTTTTTGACCTTTTTAAATTGAATAAGCATCGCAATTCGCCATGGAACTAACATAGCAAATGCTAATATCCAAAACATGCCTGCTAACTCGCCGACATCGATTGAGCTACTTAATATCATTTTCGCCACAATACGGAATATTAACAGTCCAACTAAAATAAATACAAACGCTTTTGAACGTTTTAAATAAATATCCTGACCTTTTACTTCAAATTTAGAAGTAGCAATTAAGATTGTCGAGAACACTACGCCTACAGCAGCTGCTTCTAAAATTTGCATTGGGGGTACTCGAAATTGCGCAAATAAAAACATTAATGCACCTGAAGACATTGCGATCGGTGGAATAATAATTTTCTTCTCATTTGTAGGTTGTTTGGAAGCTCGCATTCGTACTACCATAACGAAGCTACCCATTATAATGGCCATTATAGTCGAACCTATAACATAATAGTGAGAAGGGATATTGCTTAACATAAAAAATCCTCCTCTGATGTTAAATTAGCAATTTTGACCAACTAATTGGTCTGCTATAGCCCTTAATCTTTCCGGTTCGAAAGGCTTCGTTATAAAATCTTTCGCACCACTTTCAAGCGCTTCTACAATTAATTTTTGTTGACCTAAAGCAGTAATCATCACAATTTTTGCTTTAGGAAATTCTGGGACGATTCTTTTTACAGCCGCAATACCTGTCATTACGGGCATCGTTACATCCATCGTTACAAGATCTGGTTGTAACTCTCGATACAGCTCTACAGCTTCTTTACCATTTACTGCATTGCCGACTACCTCGTAACCCCATTCATTAAACATATTACTGATTGTAACACGCATAAATAGCGTATCATCCACTACTAAAACTGTAGGCACGTATTCATCTCCCTCCACGTTAAAGTACGGTATGCCCTTAAGTTTAGCAGATTAGAAGCCAATAAATCCACCAAAAATAGGCTGTAATAGTCGTGTGATGTATGTTAAACCATCGAAGAATAACAATATCCCAACTGCAATCATTATATAACCGCCGACTTTTACAATTTTTTGACTATGGTTGCGAATCCAACTCATACGTGAAATAAAGAATGATAGCACGAAGAATGGTATTGCAAAGCCTAAATAGTAAGCAAACATATAGCTAAAACCTGAAGAAGGATTTGCTCCAGCTAATGTAATGATAGACATTAATATAGGACCTGTACATGGTGTCCACCCCGCCGCAAATGCAATACCGATTAAAATCGAACCTAAGTAGCCGGATGGTCGATTTTTAAATTGGAATTTTCGATCTTTCATTAAAAAATCAATTTGAAGTAATCCTACAATCATTAACCCAAAGATTACAATTAAAATAGCGCCAACTTGACGTAACAACGTTTGATAATTGAGGAAAAACTCTCTTGCTAAAGATGCGCCAAGACCAATCATTATAAAAATAATTGAAAATCCTAGTAAAAAGAATAGCGTATGCATTATCGCACGCTTTTGCAACATGCCACGTTCAGATTTTAGCTCATCTAATGTCATTCCCGTTATGTATGATAAAAATGCTGGATACAGTGGGAGTGTACATGGTGAAATGAAGCTTAAAAAACCTGCGCCAAACGCTAAAAATACGTTAATATCAGTTTCCATATTTTTCATTCTCTCCTTACAGTTACTGCATCCATCGTACCAAAAAACAATGGAAATTGCGCCCTTTACGCTTGTGAACGTTTCATGACGAATAACTACAAAAAAAGCGAAATTTCGATATGTTTTCAAATGTACTTCTGAAGTATGCGCTCGCATCGTTTTTCTGTCAACGAAATTCACTATTACATTAGAGGATAAAACAGTCTTCCATAGTATTTCGTATGTATTTCCTCCTTCCCAGGAACTAACCCCCCACTACAAAAAAGCATTGAGAAATCTATTCTCAATGCCAATGATTAAAACTATTTAATTATTTATGGAATCATCCAAGCTAGAACATTACTTTGTAAAAAAGTAAGTATACAAATAAATAACAGCAACATCACACTATACTTTAGCGCAAAACGCATCAATTCTGATTCTCTACCGACAAGCCCAACCGCCGCTGCTGCTACTGCGATAGACTGTGGCGATATCATTTTCCCCGTCACTCCTCCTGATGCATTAGCAGCAAGTGCAAGTACAGGTTCCATGCCAACAGATTCAGCAGTTACTTGCTGTAACTTGGCAAATAGTACATTTGAAGATGTATCAGAACCCGTTATAAATACACCTAGCCAGCCTAGTACTGGTGCGAAGAATGGGAACAATACGCCTGTTTTCGCTAACACTAAAGCTAGTGTAGTCATCATTCCAGCAGTATTTGTGACATAAGCATATGCTACTACACTACAAATCGTAATAAGTGGATACTTAATTTCATTTAATGTTTCAACCAATGTTTTGCCCCATTCGTGCCAAGAAACTTTAAAAATAAATTTCGTAACGATTGCTGCTAAAAATATTGCCGTGCCAGCTGCTCCTATCAGCTCTAGTTTATAAAAAGCAGCTAGTGGTTCCTCTGTAGCGCCATTTAATACTTGATTATGTAAAAGCGGTACTTCTGCTGTAAATGTTACAGCTTGTCCTACTGCATTGATGCCTTTTAAAATGACATTTGTACCGTCATAATTTCCCGTTAAAGCACTTTTGACTACTGGTATTCCCCAACAGGAAATAAAAGCTGTCAAGATAATAAAGGGTGACCAAGATTTTAATATTGTGCCTCCGCTATATGATTTTATTGCCTTTGGATCAGTTGTCGCTTTTAGTTCTGAAGCAAAGCGATAAATCGTTTTAGGCTGCCAAAATTTCATAAAAACAGCTAGTGCAAAGAGCGAAACTAATGCAGATAAAACGTCAGGTAATTCAGGGCCTAAAAAATTCGAACTCAAAAACTGTGTAAGTGAAAATGAGATACCTGACACTAAAATGGCAGGCATTACTTCCCACGCTTTTTTTAAGCCAGTCATGATTAACACTAAAAAGAATGGAATAAATACTGCCAAAAACGGTAGTTGCCTTCCTACCATTTTTGAAATTTCAAATGCGGCGATACCTGTTGGCCCTTCCATTGCAGTAATCGGCACACCGATGGCACCGAATGCAACTGGCGCAGTATTAGCAATTAAACAAAGTCCTGCAGCATACAACGGGTTAAAACCAAGTCCAACTAATAACGCAGCTGATATAGCAACAGGTGCACCAAATCCAGCCGCTCCTTCTAAAAAAGCGCCAAATGAGAATGCTACAAGTAATGCTTGAATACGTCGGTCTTCCGTAATAGATAAGACAGAATGACGAATGATATTAAAATTCCCTGTTTTCACCGTGATATTGTATAAGAAAACAGATGTTATAATAATCCAGCCGATTGGTAATAGTCCATAAACAGCCCCCTGTGTAGCGGACATGATTGCAGTCCCTACTGGCACTTTAAAAGCAATAGTTACCAAAATTAAAGAGACAAGCAACGTCGTTACACCAGCCATATAACCTTTCATTTTTTTAATCGCTAACGCCCAGAAAAAATAAAGAATAGGAATAACTGCGACAATTGCAGACCAAGCTAAACTACCCCCAACAGCTGTAAAATTTTGTGTAAATGTCAAGTTACATACCCCCAAATAAAAATTTCCCGCAAATTAATGACTGAAAACAAACAACAAACCTCACTTTGTTTCATTGCCGAGTTGCAAGCCAAATGGCTTCCTGCTCACACCTACGCATCGTCAAAACCTTTGTAGAAACTACAAATGAAAGTTATCCCTTTAGCAACACCTACTAAATATTACAAAACCATATAATTTTTCTAAGCCCCCCAAACAATAATAGATTAGGTCATCTGATGATTATATGATAAAATTATATTAACTATATTTTAAAAATTCAATATTTTTTTAAAATCCTTTTAGCTTAATGAATCAAACCTTAGCGCATAGTTTACATAAACGGACATTTTAAACGATTCACTTTTAACAGTGAGTAAAATTCGATTCATCATGTATAATAAAATTATTATGTAGAGCAATCGATTGAGATGAATGAGGTGTAGCTCCGTGGAATTAAAGAAAATTAAACAAAAAAAAATATATGAAGAAGTATCAGAAATGCTCTATGAAAAAATTCGAGCTGGTGAACTAAAACCAGGAGATCGTCTTGATTCAGTAGAGCAACTTGCTGAACAATTACAGGTTAGTAGATCTGCCATTCGAGAGGCATTATCCGCCCTAAAAGCGATGGGCTTAATCGAGATCAAACAAGGTTCTGGGACTTTTGTAAAGAGCACTCCTTCCCAAAAGCTTGAGTTCCCATTTTCAACATTAACTTTAACAAATAAAAAAGATATTTCACACTTATTAAAAGTTCGAAAAATTATCGAAGTGGGTGCTGCTGCGAGTGCTGCCATCCATCGAACAGAAGAAGATTTACAAGCAATGCTTCGTATTTTAGATGATATGAAACTTGCACAAGGTGATGGTGAGCTAGGCGAAAAAGCAGACTTCCAATTTCACGCAGCAATTTCTACTGCCTCTCAAAATCCCCTACTGGCAACAATATTGGACCAAATATCTGGATTAATGATTGACACGATGAAAGAAACACGCCGCATTTGGCTATATTCGAAAAAAACAACAAGTGAAAAATTATACGATGAGCATATGCAAATCTATCTTGCTATTAAGCAACAAAACGAAGAACTAGCAAAGCATGCGATGTCTTCACATTTGAGTAACGTCGAAGAAGTTTTAATGCAATACTTTGAAACAAATTATTAAAATAAATGTAGCTATCTAAACATTCTGGGTAGCTACTATTTTTTTGAAAATTTGAAATTAACACTTTCAACCATCCAAAAGGTTGTAGTATTATTAAAACAATCTATTTACATACCAAGTCATCTGATGACCAGTTGATTAATTATTGGAATAGGAAATTATCACATAAGGAGTGATGAGCATGAAAGTAACACTATTTGCAACTTGTTTAGTGGAAATGTTTCAAGGTGATGTAGGAAAGGCTGTCGTAGAAGTTTTAGAAAGACTCGGCTGTGACATCGACTTTCCAGAAAATCAAATTTGCTGTGGACAGCCTGCCTACAATAGTGGCTACGTACAAGAATCTAAAAATGCAATGAAAAAAATGATTAAAGCTTTTGAACATGCAGAATATGTTGTTTCCCCTTCTGGCTCTTGTGCCTATATGTTTAAAGAATATCCTGAAGTTTTTAAAGGTGATCCTATTTGGGAACCTAAAGCGCAGGCATTAGCAAATAAAACGTACGAGTTCACTGAATTTATTGTCGATGTTTTACAAATTGAAGATGTTGGTGCCCATTTAGAAGGTAAGGCTACATTTCACACTTCTTGCCATATGACGAGATTGCTTGGTGTGAAAGAAGCCCCTATCAAATTATTAGGGCATGTGAAAGGCTTACAATATGTTGAGCTTCCAGGAAAAGAGCGCTGTTGCGGTTTTGGTGGCACATTTTCAGTAAAGATGGGCAATATTTCTGGAGAAATGGTCAGTGAAAAAGTACAAAACGTAGAAGAAACGGAAGCAGATATTTTAATCGGTGCTGATGCTGGCTGTTTAATCAATATCGGCGGTCGAATTGAAAGACAAGGAAAACCAATTAAAGTGATGCATATTGCGGAAGTGCTAAACTGCCGATAATTGCACTTAAAGGAGGATAACCGTATGGCAATGAAAACAAGCGATGATCGGTTTAACCAGCGCGTAACAAAAGAGCTAGAAAATACATTTATGCGTGGCGCGGTATCAAGTGCGCAAGAACGCTTTCAAACACGTCGTTTAAAACAAGCAGATGAGCTTGGGCACTGGGAAGAATGGCGGTCCCATGGCGAGGAAATTCGTCAACATGTACTTGCCAATCTAGACTATTACTTATTTCAACTCAGTGAAAATGTAGCAAAGCGTGGTGGACATGTATATTTCGCTAAAACGGCTGAAGAAGCAACAACCTATATCCAACAAATTGCAATAGAAAAGCAAGCCAAAAAGATT
Proteins encoded in this region:
- a CDS encoding cytochrome c biogenesis CcdA family protein; translated protein: METDINVFLAFGAGFLSFISPCTLPLYPAFLSYITGMTLDELKSERGMLQKRAIMHTLFFLLGFSIIFIMIGLGASLAREFFLNYQTLLRQVGAILIVIFGLMIVGLLQIDFLMKDRKFQFKNRPSGYLGSILIGIAFAAGWTPCTGPILMSIITLAGANPSSGFSYMFAYYLGFAIPFFVLSFFISRMSWIRNHSQKIVKVGGYIMIAVGILLFFDGLTYITRLLQPIFGGFIGF
- a CDS encoding response regulator encodes the protein MEGDEYVPTVLVVDDTLFMRVTISNMFNEWGYEVVGNAVNGKEAVELYRELQPDLVTMDVTMPVMTGIAAVKRIVPEFPKAKIVMITALGQQKLIVEALESGAKDFITKPFEPERLRAIADQLVGQNC
- a CDS encoding DUF2621 domain-containing protein, with the translated sequence MLDGWFLWFILFWVVVLISLMAIGGFFMFRKFLKALPKQDGKSDLDWQEFYLDKTIHLWGQPEKELLYELVSPVPELFRQVAKEKIAGKIGELALEEKAKAIDNDLIIRGYIQATPKRDHKFLRKKLDQLQIDVSPYEHLFE
- a CDS encoding (Fe-S)-binding protein, with amino-acid sequence MKVTLFATCLVEMFQGDVGKAVVEVLERLGCDIDFPENQICCGQPAYNSGYVQESKNAMKKMIKAFEHAEYVVSPSGSCAYMFKEYPEVFKGDPIWEPKAQALANKTYEFTEFIVDVLQIEDVGAHLEGKATFHTSCHMTRLLGVKEAPIKLLGHVKGLQYVELPGKERCCGFGGTFSVKMGNISGEMVSEKVQNVEETEADILIGADAGCLINIGGRIERQGKPIKVMHIAEVLNCR
- a CDS encoding L-lactate permease, with product MTFTQNFTAVGGSLAWSAIVAVIPILYFFWALAIKKMKGYMAGVTTLLVSLILVTIAFKVPVGTAIMSATQGAVYGLLPIGWIIITSVFLYNITVKTGNFNIIRHSVLSITEDRRIQALLVAFSFGAFLEGAAGFGAPVAISAALLVGLGFNPLYAAGLCLIANTAPVAFGAIGVPITAMEGPTGIAAFEISKMVGRQLPFLAVFIPFFLVLIMTGLKKAWEVMPAILVSGISFSLTQFLSSNFLGPELPDVLSALVSLFALAVFMKFWQPKTIYRFASELKATTDPKAIKSYSGGTILKSWSPFIILTAFISCWGIPVVKSALTGNYDGTNVILKGINAVGQAVTFTAEVPLLHNQVLNGATEEPLAAFYKLELIGAAGTAIFLAAIVTKFIFKVSWHEWGKTLVETLNEIKYPLITICSVVAYAYVTNTAGMMTTLALVLAKTGVLFPFFAPVLGWLGVFITGSDTSSNVLFAKLQQVTAESVGMEPVLALAANASGGVTGKMISPQSIAVAAAAVGLVGRESELMRFALKYSVMLLLFICILTFLQSNVLAWMIP
- a CDS encoding CcdC family protein, yielding MLSNIPSHYYVIGSTIMAIIMGSFVMVVRMRASKQPTNEKKIIIPPIAMSSGALMFLFAQFRVPPMQILEAAAVGVVFSTILIATSKFEVKGQDIYLKRSKAFVFILVGLLIFRIVAKMILSSSIDVGELAGMFWILAFAMLVPWRIAMLIQFKKVKKTIPLKSM
- a CDS encoding FadR/GntR family transcriptional regulator, translating into MELKKIKQKKIYEEVSEMLYEKIRAGELKPGDRLDSVEQLAEQLQVSRSAIREALSALKAMGLIEIKQGSGTFVKSTPSQKLEFPFSTLTLTNKKDISHLLKVRKIIEVGAAASAAIHRTEEDLQAMLRILDDMKLAQGDGELGEKADFQFHAAISTASQNPLLATILDQISGLMIDTMKETRRIWLYSKKTTSEKLYDEHMQIYLAIKQQNEELAKHAMSSHLSNVEEVLMQYFETNY
- a CDS encoding MFS transporter, with translation MNNELSIWRNGNFIKFFSANTLANLGNWFDFVGVLILFRYTWHADPMMIALIPIMYAIPSILLGQFAGVFADRRNKRKILIYSDWFRAALTLLLVFTPTPWLALPILFFRNTAGVISLPAQQGLMRSIVDEKNIMQAITINGSLFQLVKVIGPLIGGSVAGIFSPNISIAINAIAFTISGILLTRIKVQEIESNMKIADTQSGFLRAWQDGWQIVLNSKVLLASIIFGIFSTLTIQMIDAQIVTLFSEVFPSKPAFTGWAISAIGIGSLLVVILLTKFKKISKYGWFFGVGSLLIGLMTGGFGFLLQYNFIALAIILSIVGGVGNGLMFTAINYLIQTEPPKEAIGRVTGIIDSLMSILFIAGPLLGGLLITQLGILTAFKTIGLGLTIIGITGILLQRLIWKQPKLANIQMNVNEGNELVKGG